One Ferribacterium limneticum genomic window, CAATGCCGATCAGGCTGCCATCGCCGACCGTGCAGCCGTGCAGCATGACAAGATGGCCGACGGTGACGTTATTGCCGATGTGCATCGGGACGCCTTCGTCGGTATGCAGCACCGAGCCGTCCTGGATATTGGTGTTGTCGCCGATGTGGATCGGGTCGTTGTCGCCGCGCAGCGTGGCGTTCCACCAGATCGAGCTGTTGGCGCCGAGGCGGACGTCGCCGATGACCGTGGCGTTGGGCGCGATCCAGGCGTTGTCGCCGAGTTGGGGCTGTTTGTCAGCGAGGCGGAAGAGGGGCATGCGGGCTCCTTGCAATATTTCAATTTTGGGGATTTTTTCCGGTTGACCGTGGCAAGCCCGGTTTGACCGTCAGAGCTGGGCATTTTACCTGTCTGGCGTCGGCGAACTAAGCGCAATACTCCCGCCAGGCTCCGCGGCCCGAACGCTTGACCTGATACAGCGCTTCATCGGCCTGGCGGATCAGGGCCGGCACGTTGTCGGCATGTTCCGGGTAATGGCTCCAGCCCAGGCTCAGGCCGACGCAGACCGGCTCGGCCAGGCCGAGGTCGAAAGGCGCGCTGATTCGTTCGATCAATTGCTCGGCAACCGCGACGATATCGTCGTGCCCGACATCCTCGAGAACGATCAGGAACTCGTCGCCGCCAAGCCGGGCGATGGTGTCCGTTTCGCGCATGTTTTCGCGCAGGCGGCAGGCGACGACCTTGAGCAGCTCGTCGCCGACCGGGTGGCCGAGCGTGTCGTTGACCGCCTTGAAACCATCGAGGTCGAGGAACATCACGGCGAAAGGCTTGCCATCACGGTGGGCGCGCTCCCAGGTTTTCTGGATGCGCGAATTGAGCAGCAGGCGGTTGGGCAGCCCGGTCAGTGCGTCGTAATGCGCCAGCCGTTCGACGGCCGTCTCGACGTGATTCATCCGGCCCATGTCGGTAGTGATCCCGACATACTGGATGGGCCGGCCGTCGCGATCCCGCACCGTGCTGATCGACAGCCATTCGTGATAAACCTCGCCATTTTTCCGGCGATTCCAGATCGGCCCTTGCCATTCCCCTGTGTTGAGAATCGAGTCCCACATCCGGCGGTAGAAAAAATCGTCGTGCCGCCCCGAACGCAGCACGCGCATGTGCTGGCCAAGCAATTCCTTCTTGCAGTATTCGGTGGCCATCTCGAAGGCTGGATTGACCGCGATGATGCGGCAATTCACATCGGTCACCACGATGCCTTCCTGCGTCGACTGGAAGACCGTGTTGGCGATGGTCAGCTTTTCCTCGATCTCCTTGCGTACCGTGGCATCGCGCACGACGCACAGCGTTTGCTTCCGGTCGCCAATGT contains:
- a CDS encoding diguanylate cyclase domain-containing protein, translated to MRVFEKIFEAVPDGLLVVDTAGLILYANGALESLFGYAPDELIGQPVERLTPRHLASTHAAYREQYQAAPKTRAMGASNDLLGCRKDGSLFPVDVMLSPLDIGDRKQTLCVVRDATVRKEIEEKLTIANTVFQSTQEGIVVTDVNCRIIAVNPAFEMATEYCKKELLGQHMRVLRSGRHDDFFYRRMWDSILNTGEWQGPIWNRRKNGEVYHEWLSISTVRDRDGRPIQYVGITTDMGRMNHVETAVERLAHYDALTGLPNRLLLNSRIQKTWERAHRDGKPFAVMFLDLDGFKAVNDTLGHPVGDELLKVVACRLRENMRETDTIARLGGDEFLIVLEDVGHDDIVAVAEQLIERISAPFDLGLAEPVCVGLSLGWSHYPEHADNVPALIRQADEALYQVKRSGRGAWREYCA
- a CDS encoding gamma carbonic anhydrase family protein translates to MPLFRLADKQPQLGDNAWIAPNATVIGDVRLGANSSIWWNATLRGDNDPIHIGDNTNIQDGSVLHTDEGVPMHIGNNVTVGHLVMLHGCTVGDGSLIGIGSVILNRAVIGKGCIVGANTLIPEGKVFPDRVLIVGSPGKVIRELSEQDVANLQKSAEHYVANAQRYRDTLLPL